The nucleotide sequence GATCAGCAGATTTCTAAATTCGCCGGGGTCAAAGATGTCATTCCCATTCAGGTCTTCACCAATAACTGTCGTGCCAGTCTGGATGTCGTAGTGTTTTATGGCGTTCCACCGAAGAAACTGCGTTCCGCGCGTGACTTTGAATTTATCTCAGGTAACTGGAACGAGTTCGAAACGCATCAGGATGCCGCCATAGTGGGTCAGTCTGTTGCCAATCGCAGGAAAATCAAGGTCGGCGATAAATTTTCCATCGGCGATCTGTCGGTGAACGTCGCGGGCATTTATCGTTCGGAGAATCCCGCAGAAGAAAACTACATCTACAGCCATCTGGAGTTTCTACAGCGTCGTCAGGGCGCGAATCTGGTGGGTACAGTCACACAATTAGAAGTGATTCTTGTACCGGGTACCGATCCCATGCAAGTCAGCACAGCCATTGATGAGCGATATCGTAAAGGACCCGTGGAAACCAATACACGTGCCAAGGGAGTGTTTCAGGCCAAAAGTCTGGGGGATCTTTCTCAACTGATCGAAATGGCCCACTACCTGGGACTGGCTTGTGTCGGACTGGTCCTGGCCCTGGTGGCAACGACCACTCTGATGTCAGTCGAAGACCGAATCCAGGAACACGCGGTGTTACGCACGCTTGGTTTTTCCGGATTCAAAGTTTTCACGCTGGTTCTGGCAGAGAGCACTTTTCTCAGTGTAGCTGGTGGCACCCTGGGAGTCGGAACCGCTCTGGTGGTTCTTAAACTGAGCAGTCTTTCCGTTGGTGCGGAAGCAGTCACCGTCGCCTTTATTCCCTCACTGCATCTGGCCTGGGTCGGCATGCTGCTGGCATGTGTGACGGGGATCTGCGCAGGCATCATTCCTGCCAGTTATGCTTCTCGTGCAGAAATTGTGCCGGCATTACGAAATGTCTGACCGACTGAGATCTTCTTTATCAGGTGAGTCCGGCGATCGGTTCACCTTCATAGATAAAGTGGGGACGGTCGACATCATCGTGCCAGTAGGTAGTTTGCGGAAGTCCTAACGCGCGGTAAATGGTCGCGGCAAAGTTTTCCGGTTTCTGTGGTTGATCAATGGGGAAGCCACCGATCTTATCCGTCGTTCCAATCACACGCCCCCCTTTCACACCGCCGCCGGCAAAAAAGACCGACTGCGTCGCCCCCCAGTGGTCACGGCCCGGGCGAGCATAAACTTTCGCCAGTTGAGAAATCTTGGGAGTTCGACCAAACTCGCTGCACATTACCACCAGCGTATCTTTCAGTCGGCCGCTCGTCTCCAGGTCATCCAGCAAAGCGGAGACAGCCCGGTCGGTTGGCGGCAGCAGTTTCTCTTTCAGATGCGGGAAGATATTGCCATGCGTATCCCATGATTCATTATTTCCCAGGTTGACCTGAACCAGATTGACTCCGGTTTCTACCAATCTTCTTGCCATCAACAGAGACCAGCCAAATGAATTCTTGCCGTAACGTTCCTGAACTTTATCATCCGCATGGGTCACATCCATTGCGTAATGGACTTTGTCGTCATTGAGCAATGAAATGGCAGCACTGCGATACCGGTCAAAACTTTCAACCTGACCGGCGATATCGAGCACTTCGCGCTGCTTCCCCAGTTCCTTAAGTAAACCGATCCGATTGCCCATGCGTTTCTGAGTCATGCCCTGCGAGAGTTTCAAATGTGGAGTCTGGAATACCCGGTTGTCGCTGCCTCCACGTTGCTGATGGTCGAATGCATACTCCGGAAACGCACCATAGGACTGCACATGAAATGGTGAGGCTTCGATAAACCAGGGATCTCTGTTGGAACCCATTCTGCCAGCGAACTGTCCCGGAACAACTCGCCCGCTGCGATGGACGATTTTGTCCGGAAGCACGATGGCCGGCGGCAGATTCGTGCGTGGCCGAATGACATCACCGGCAATGGCGGCAATCGAAGGGTGATCGGTACTCATCGGTCTGCTGGGATTGAAACCGACAGGCACATCTGAACGACCGGTCAACATGATATGATGGCCCATTGAATGCTCATTCGTACCATGCGTAAGTGTTCGACAGACCGACCAGAGATGACTGCGTTTCGCCAGCATCGGCAGATGTTCTGAAACATGCAGACCGGGTATTTTTGTCGAAATCGGGTTAAATTCTCCGCGGACTTCGGCACTCGCCTCCGGTTTCATATCGAAACTTTCATGCTGCGAAAGTCCACCCGAGAGAAAGATAAAGATACATGACTTCGCAGTTTGAAACTTGGTGGGGGCTGCTGCTTCCGCGCGGAGTGCATCCAGATGGTTGATTCCAAAACCAAGCAGACTGATTGAACCAACTTCCAATGCCGTACGTCGCGACATGGCAGGGTGGCTGACAGAAGTATTCGCAGGCATCATGACTCTCCTGAATACAAGAGACGAAACTGTGTAGCGTAAGCAGTTATCTTAACATACCTTATATATTCACATCAATATAATCTAATGCGATACTGAGTAAAAGTCCAATTACTATAAAGTGTCACACAGAACTGTGTATTTTTTCACTGCACTGATTCTGGCGACTGCAAAGAAAGTTGTTTTTTTTCAGGGCCTGATTGACTGTAATTTCCGCAGAATGAGATCAAATCAGGAAATCGCGCTTCAAAATATGATTGACGATCGACGATACCGTAGATATGCTTTTCGCTAACTGATTCCCTCCCCGTTCGCCAGGTGGTGACCGCGTGTGGCTCGCTGAAGGAAGTCACGTTGAAAATTAAAATTACTGTTTTCTTCTAAAGACCTGTATTGGAATCCGGGTCTGATTCTCAAGGATGATGTGGGCTCTGTTTGCGCCCCCAACGCGCACCGTGATGCGCACAGGAGAAAATCATGAACCAGTATTTAACTGAACGACAACAGAAAATTCTGGACTATATTACCCGAGAAATTGATCGATCGGGTATCGCCCCCAATACGGAACAGATTGCTTCCGAATTTGAAATCCCCTCGCTTAATCGGGTCACTCAATACCTGCACGCCCTGGAAGGCAAAGGTTGGATTACCTGCAACGCCTCACCTCAAGGCGGAATTGCTCTGGTGGAAAACGGCAACTCTTACCGTCTGGCTGTCTGTGGCGATGTTGAAGGCCGCCGGGTCGCGTTCAAAAAAAGCTCCTGAGAGCAAAAAAAGATTCGTGCTACTCCCTGTCTGGAAAAGCCAGGACCGGGCCTGAATTCATTATGAAGGGTATAATAAAGCAGGTCGCCAATAATTTCTTAATTTTCCTTTCATTTAAGCCGATTCTTCTATTCAAACCCTTCCCATGAGTGTACGCTTATGGGACAGAAAATCCCTGTACAGCCTCGAGTTAAAAACTGTTTCATCTTATTCGGAAGGCTCTGACTTAGATGCTCAGAATTGAAGATCAATCGATACGTTTATGTGACCGGATGCCACGCCGTTCTTTCATGCAGATTGGCGGCCTTGCCATGGGCGGACTCTCTCTGCCTCAGATTTTGAAAGCGCAGGAAGAAAGCGGAAAACGATCTTCTCATAAAGCAGTCATC is from Gimesia maris and encodes:
- a CDS encoding DUF1501 domain-containing protein, giving the protein MMPANTSVSHPAMSRRTALEVGSISLLGFGINHLDALRAEAAAPTKFQTAKSCIFIFLSGGLSQHESFDMKPEASAEVRGEFNPISTKIPGLHVSEHLPMLAKRSHLWSVCRTLTHGTNEHSMGHHIMLTGRSDVPVGFNPSRPMSTDHPSIAAIAGDVIRPRTNLPPAIVLPDKIVHRSGRVVPGQFAGRMGSNRDPWFIEASPFHVQSYGAFPEYAFDHQQRGGSDNRVFQTPHLKLSQGMTQKRMGNRIGLLKELGKQREVLDIAGQVESFDRYRSAAISLLNDDKVHYAMDVTHADDKVQERYGKNSFGWSLLMARRLVETGVNLVQVNLGNNESWDTHGNIFPHLKEKLLPPTDRAVSALLDDLETSGRLKDTLVVMCSEFGRTPKISQLAKVYARPGRDHWGATQSVFFAGGGVKGGRVIGTTDKIGGFPIDQPQKPENFAATIYRALGLPQTTYWHDDVDRPHFIYEGEPIAGLT
- a CDS encoding ABC transporter permease codes for the protein MKLIAYIMKTLWGHRARTMLTVAGSAVALFVFCFIQSIQEGMNDLKQRQEARGSLIVFQANKFCPATSHLPQDYDQQISKFAGVKDVIPIQVFTNNCRASLDVVVFYGVPPKKLRSARDFEFISGNWNEFETHQDAAIVGQSVANRRKIKVGDKFSIGDLSVNVAGIYRSENPAEENYIYSHLEFLQRRQGANLVGTVTQLEVILVPGTDPMQVSTAIDERYRKGPVETNTRAKGVFQAKSLGDLSQLIEMAHYLGLACVGLVLALVATTTLMSVEDRIQEHAVLRTLGFSGFKVFTLVLAESTFLSVAGGTLGVGTALVVLKLSSLSVGAEAVTVAFIPSLHLAWVGMLLACVTGICAGIIPASYASRAEIVPALRNV